From one Anopheles bellator chromosome 1, idAnoBellAS_SP24_06.2, whole genome shotgun sequence genomic stretch:
- the LOC131215666 gene encoding uncharacterized protein LOC131215666: MSPLSRLQRIGIGEWLKPATVLLIVIITLTVTVDAGSLSAEERHSGTGIAESRTFGRIRRLQAMIVPVMFFLGVMKTLLAFLVAVSLKTLFVGISILMINVGLALAKVIAFFKSKHSYDQHGGGWSGDKNIHVHIHNDGHQHGGIPVEFDHAPPAALLHNSAPNVFPSYGPPTLGSYNQRIGYRSRIDDTVEPIYVSSSIGHQERHPKEVVTDRDRLNQIYAQWRQLHKNGR, translated from the exons ATGTCTCCGTTGAGCAGACTGCAACGAATAGGGATCGGGGAGTGGTTAAAGCCTGCCACGGTGTTactcatcgtcatcatcacccTGACGGTCACGGTCGATGCCGGAAGTCTCTCGGCCGAGGAGCGTCACTCCGGAACTGGAATCGCTG AGTCTCGGACGTTCGGGCGCATCAGACGACTGCAGGCCATGATCGTTCCGGTGATGTTCTTTCTGGGGGTGATGAAGACACTGCTCGCGTTCCTGGTGGCCGTCAGCCTGAAGACGCTCTTCGTCGGTATCTCCATTCTGATGATCAACGTGGGTCTGGCCCTCGCGAAGGTGATCGCATTCTTCAAGTCCAAACACTCGTACGATCAGCACGGTGGTGGCTGGTCGGGTGACAAGAACATCCACGTGCACATCCAcaacgatggccaccagcATGGTGGCATACCGGTGGAATTCGACCacgcaccaccggcggccctgCTACACAACTCGGCTCCGAACGTGTTCCCAAGCTACGGACCGCCAACCCTGGGCTCCTACAACCAGCGCATCGGCTACCGGTCCCGGATCGATGATACGGTGGAGCCGATCTATGTATCGTCGTCCATCGGCCATCAGGAGCGCCACCCGAAGGAGGTGGTCACGGATCGGGATCGACTGAACCAGATCTACGCCCAGTGGCGTCAGCTGCACAAGAACGGACGGTAG